GAGAGCATTATGCAGATTCACTGGAAAACCTGGGTTACAGAAGCTGGTCTACCAACTACCTCGATGAACTGAAAATGAATAGAAAGTATACCCGTGATAATAACTATTCAGGTACATTGACGCTGGACATTCCTATCTACAAAGGGTTGAATTTTAACGGCGCCTATATGCAGGAGCGTGACTTCTTCACCATCCGTAACATGCAGAATAAGAACAGCGCTTATGTAAGAGACCTGTACAACAAAGGTACTGTGATGTCTGGCACGACACTGACACATAATTTCCCTGACGGTGGTGTACTGCAGGCGACTAACAACAATATGAATAACTACAGTGTACGTGGCCAGCTAACGTTTAACAGAACTATAAAAGAGGATCACCAGGTCAGTGCACTGGCAGGTATGGAGGCCAGGCAGACATTGAACTCTGCCAACAGCTATACCATTTATGGATATAATCCGGAGACGGGTATCGGTACCACTACGGCATATGGTACTTATTATGCGACGATGGATTATTCCGGTGGTTACCTGGGAGGTTATCCTTCTCAGACCGATTACCTGAAGCGCTATTTATCCTACTATGGCAATGCTGCCTATACTTACAAGGGTAAATATACATTGTCTGGTAGCGTACGTTATGATGATTACAACAACTTTGGTCTGGAAAAGAAATACCGTGCAAAACCATTCTGGTCTACAGGCCTGGCGTGGAATGTAATCAAAGAAGGCTTTATGCAGAATGTGAACTGGGTGAATTCACTGCGTGTGCGTGGAACATTTGGTATCAATGGTAATATCAACCAGGAGCTCCGTCCGTTTACAAATATATCACTCGGAAGTTCCGATTCTCAGACAGGTTTACCAACTGCTACAATTATTTCTCCTGCCAACCCGGGATTGAAATGGGAGAATACCTATGTGACTAACTTTGGTATCGATTATGGTGTGCTGAATGGCCGCCTCAGTGGTACGATCGATTTGTATAACAAGAAAGGTACCGACATTATATACTATCTGGAAGTGGATCCTACCTTACTGGGTTCCAGCAACTCCATCTACCGCAATGGTGTAACCATGAGCAACAGAGGTGTCGATCTGGGTATCAATGGTGCGATTGTGGATTCAAAGAGTTTTGGCTGGAACATGGGGCTGAACTTCTCCTATAATACAAACAAGGTAACCAGCAGCCAGCTGAAACCAACCAGCTCATTTTATTCCAGCTTTTCCGGTATAGTAGAGGGATATGCATCTGATGCGGTGTTTGCCTATAGAAATGCAGGTCTTGACAGTTTAGGCTGGACCATGATCTACGATCAGGATGGTAATAAAGTACGTTCGAACAAGACGGTGACAGATATGGGCGCGGTAAAATATGCCGGTCGCAGAACGGCTCCTGTATATGGTTCATGGCAGAATACTTTCCGGTATAAAAACTGGTCCATGTTTGTAATGGCTACCTATAGTTTTGGGTCAGTATTCCGTGCACCGGTTGCCACACAATATCCTACTTCCAGGAAGCTTTACTACAATACCTCTGGAGATATAGCTAACAGATGGCAGAATGCAGGTGATGAAGCAAAAACCATCGTACCAGGTGTAGCAGGTTCTTATGCATCCGTTTCAGTATTTCGCTATGCGTATTCCGATGTGAATATTCAGCCTGGTGATTATATCCGTCTGCGTGAGATCTCATTGTCATACCAGTTGCCTTCAGAAATGGCAGGAAAGGTGTTTGCAAAGAATATCAAAATCAGTGGTGCCGTGCGTAACCTGGGATTGATCTGGAAGAAAAACAAATTAGGTCTTGATCCTGATTACGTACCGGTACTGGCCAGCACCGTACTGCACCTGCCGGCTACACCGCAGTACAACCTGATGTTGAATGTAGGCTTCTAACCAAAATTTAAAATTACAATGAACAAAAAATATCTCTCAATGCTGTTGTTAGGTGGTCTTGCACTGACCAGCAGCTGTAGTAAATATACAGATATAAAAACACAGGGTAGTTTAATACCAAGTGCGATTGACAATTACCGTTATATACTGAACAATACTTCCACCTTTGAGTATGGTGGTAAAATGACGGACCTGGCTGCTGCGGATGTCGCCATCGTGGATAGTGCACAGCAGGCGACGGTAGAAGGGTACAGCGACTATTTCTTTATCCGGAATGTGTATACCTGGAAGTCGCCGATCATTGAACTATCTACAAGTCATGACCCGGACTGGGATAATTATTACGGCCGTATTTATAATTGTAATATCATTATGAATGAGGTGCCCACCAGTACGGGGGGAACTGATTCTGCAAAGGCAGAATTGATGGCCGAAGCTTTGACACACAGGGCTGACGCTTATCTGAACCTGGTGAATGAATACGCAAAGCCTTACAATAGCGGGACAGCATCTTCAGACCTGGGTGTACCGCTGGTGCTGACACAGGACCTGAACCAGAAAGTGAGTCGTTCTTCAGTAGCTACTATATACAATAAGATAGAGACAGACCTGAAAGAGGCATTGCTCTCTTTACCGAAGGCGAGTGATTTCAATACCCTGCCTGATAAGGCGGCGGCATATTCCCTGTTGGCGCGTTTCTACTTATTGAAAAGTGATTATGTAAATGCAGGGTTGTATGCAGATAGTACACTGGCATTGCAGAGTACATTGAATGACCTGGGTACAATTACCACTATGCCATACAGGAAGAATGATCCGGAGATCATATTCGGAAAAGTGGCTGGTAGCAGCTTTACGTATTCTCCCTTCATCCTGCGCCTGAGCGATGATATTCTAAATTTACTGGGCACCAATGATATGCGTTACCAGCTGTTTACAAGAGATGCAGCCAGCTATTTTGGAAGTAACTATACAGGCCGGTATTTCTGCCGTGAGCAGATCAATTATGAGAGCAGGAACATTGGTACATCTGTGCCTGAGATGATCCTGATCAAAGCAGAAAGTCTGGCACGGGCAGGTGATGCCGGTGGCGCGATGGATCAGGTAAATGTGCTGAGACAAAAACGTTTCAAGGCAGCTGATTATGTAGCCATGACAGCTACCGATAAAAATGATGCGATTGTAAAAGTGGTAGAAGAGCGTCGTCGTGAGTTCATGTGCCGCCTGCTGCCATGGATGGATCAGCGTCGTTTGAAAGATGATCCTTTGTTTACAAAAACATTTACACGTACCTGGCAGGGGCAGACTTATACACTGGACCCATCCAGTAACAGGTATGTATTCCCGATTGCGACTTATGTGATAGGATTAAATCCTGCAATAGAACAAAATCCGTGATTATATAATGAAAGGAATGAAAATTAGTGGCCTTGTTCTGCTTGCCCTGTGTGCTATTACCAGCACACAGGCGCAGAAAAGGTTGAAGATGACACCAGAACGACCTGGCATTGGAGATACCGTTCACCTGTTGTATCGGCCTGATTCCTCACTGTTGAAAACAGGCAAGCCGATACTAGGGTCTGTATATATATATGATACAACCTATCACTGGAATGCACTGGATTTACCATTGACAAAAACGGACAGCGGATATACAGCTACAGTGCCCCTGACCCGCGATAAAGGACTATGGGCATTTAAATTCAGGGCAGGTGATGCTGTTGATAATGCGCATGATACCGGTTACATACTAATGGGTTCATTGCCGGGGCGGCAGGCGAAAGGTGCTTATGCCGGATATGGTTCACTGCGTGCGCGGAATTATGAGATGGGGATACCTGGTTATTACAAAGATTTTAGTATCGGCGATTCTGCCATGTTCTTTTGGATGGGGCAGGAGATCGGTTACTGGAGCGCGGGCAGAACATTTATCTGGCCTTATGTAAAAGCAAGGGCAGCTATGGAGCGGCAGGCAGGTATGAACCCGGAAAATTCTTCTTCCATTAATAAGGCATCCTCTTATATGTTGCATGCACCTAATCTTTCTCAGAAGGATTTATTTACCCTGGCACTGATTAACGAGCACTATCTCCTCAGGAAAGAAAGGAGCGATTCTATCCGCGCGGCTATCAGCGCTCAATATCCAAATGGGATAATAAAGAAACTGGGTGACTACAAAGCCATCGTAAATGAACGGGATGCAGATAAAAAACTGGCACTGTCTGAACAATTCCTGAAAAATTATACACCTGACAAAGAACTGGATGACCTGGCAGGGATCGATTATGACAGGGGCGTGTGGAGAAACATCTTTGCTATTTCAATCGCAAAAGGAGATACCGCTGTACTGGCAAAATATATTGATGCCACTAACCTGAACCAGCTGGCATTTGCCTACTACAAGATGGTAGAAATCCCTTATGCAGATTGGAAGACCATGCCTGCAAAGCAGGCGTATCCATTTTCACAGCGCATTATGGACAAACTGGTTTACCTGAAAGCGCATAAACCAGCCGAATATTATTACTATACGCCATTAGAATTTGAAGCTTATATAGACGGTCTTTTCAAGCATGACTATATCACACATATTTCCATCCTGAAAGAGACTGGCCGGGAAAAGGAAGCTTTGCCACTGGCATTAAAACTACAGGAAGATCTGCAATATAGTAATGCTGCATTGAATCAGCTGGAAGCAGCTTTGCTGGAAAAAGCCGGCAGGAAAAAAGAACTGACGGAAGTACTGCACAGCAGTGTGCGCATGAACCAGGCTTCGGCACAGATGCTGGACATGATGAAAAAGGAATACCTGCAAACGCATAAGGACACAGAAGGATTTGATGATTACCTGAATTCCATGAAAGACGCACATACAATGGAGTTACTGCGTGCGCATGTACTGGAAGGTAAAATGGATAGAGCAGCAGTGCCATTTGAGATGACAGACCTGGAAGGGAAAACGGTTTCATTGGCTGCGCAGAAAGGCAAGATTGTAGTGATGGATTTCTGGGCTACGTGGTGTGCACCCTGTAAGGCAGCAATGCCTGGTATGCAGCTGGCACAGGAGCATTTTAAGAATGACAGTAATGTGGTGTTCTTTTATATAGATACACAGGAACGCGATCCGGAATATAAAAAAAAGGTAGCGCAATTTATAAAAGAGAAGAAATATCCTTTTAAAGTGTTGTTTGATAATGGAGATGAATTTTACAGCAAGTATGCGAAACTGATCCAGACATCCGGTATTCCTTTTAAGGTGGTGATAGATGGAAAAGGGCAGGTACGATTTGCACAGATAGGATATATGGGAAGTCCAAGCGGTTTGGCAGATGAAATTGAAACCATGGTTTCTCTGGCAAGATGATAATTGATAATTGATAATTGATAACAAAGAGTGATGAACCCCGGTTGCAGGCGCTTCTTCTTAACCGGGGGAGCGCTGCTTCTTTTTAAAGATAAATGACATGAGATTATTATTGATATTCCTTTTAATCAGTATACAGGGAATGGGGCAGTACAATTCCCAAACCGTAGATTATTACAATGCGGATAGCAGTATACATTTTGGGGGTACGTTAACAATACCATCCGGGAAGCAATCATTTCCGGCAGTGGTCATCGTATCGGGTACGGGCAGGCAGGATCGCGACGGTACCATGGCGGGACACAAAATGTTCAAAGTAATCGCTGAATACCTGAGTACCAATGGAATAGCTGTATTAAGGGTAGATGACAGGGGGACTGGTACAACTACTGGTGACTATGAAAAAGCGACAACAGCAGATTTTGCGGCAGATGCAGTAACGGCAGCTGCATTTTTAAAGGCGATTGAAGGCGTGAAAGGTGTAGGTCTGGTTGGACATAGTGAAGGGGGAGCTGCGGCTTATATGGCGGCTGTAAATAGCAAAGACGTCAGGTTTGTGATTAGTCTGGCAGGGTTGGCTACAACCGGGTTGAAGGCATTGCAGGCACAGAACAGGGCGATTGTGGCAGGTGCGGGAATTCCTGTATTGATGCAGCAGCGGTTCAATGCTATTAATAATATTATGTTTGATACGGCATATGCGTATGCGGCATCGCCGGATATGGAGCAGCATTTGAGGGGGGCTTTTGCAGCATGGAATGCGGCTGATCTGGCAAAGGGAGCACAGGATTCGGTATATGCCAGGAGCCGGGATCACTTCTTTTTCCCTTTGGAGTCTTATGTCAGGCAGGCGACAGGGCCGTGGTACAGGTATCAAATCCGATTTGACCCGGTTCCATGGCTGAAGCAATTAAAAGTGCCGGTATTGGCTTTTAATGGGGATAAAGATATCATGGTGGACGCAGATGAGAACCTGGGTAATTATAAAAAATATGTTCATAGGGTAAAGGTGATTAAAGTGCCGGGATTGAACCATTTGTTCCAGCATTGTGTAACCTGTACCATGAAGGAACCAGCTTCATTGAAAGAAGATTTTGCCCCGGAAGTACTAAAAGAGATGGTTCTATGGATAAATGGAATGAAAATTGATGTAAACGGCGTTCAGTTTATAAAGTGATCATCAATATGAAAAAACTATTAATACTGGCGGCCATGGTGGGCATGTCAGCCTGTTCAAACCCAACTCCGGAGAATTATTTTGATACAGCTGTACTGAATACTAATATTATCAACGATTTTGGAAGTGATGCATTGACGAAAATGCTGATTGCCCAGAATGTGAAATACAATGGTACTTTGCCGAATGGTCCGAATGCGGCGACTAAGATGATAGATGGGAAGGTACAGTATATAGAGAAGACGCTGGGGAAAGTAAAGGATCTGAAGGAGACGGACGAGACGAAGAGGATGCTGAGGACGTCTGAGGCTTTGTTTGAGTATGTGCTGCCGGTATATAAGAATGAGTACAAGGCACTGGCGAAGATGAGTGATGATGGCGGTACGCAGGAAGATGTGTTATCGTTGGGGAAGGAGATTGATGCGAAGTATGGGGAGCGGTTTGATTCTTTGTTTGATGTGTTGACTGCGGAGGGGAAGAAGTATGCGGCGGCGCATGATATAAAGGTGAATTGGGGAAATTAGTGAGGGGTATTTTATTGGCAATTTTTGATTTTAATATTAGCGGGCAGGAAGTTTT
This Chitinophaga sancti DNA region includes the following protein-coding sequences:
- a CDS encoding RagB/SusD family nutrient uptake outer membrane protein codes for the protein MNKKYLSMLLLGGLALTSSCSKYTDIKTQGSLIPSAIDNYRYILNNTSTFEYGGKMTDLAAADVAIVDSAQQATVEGYSDYFFIRNVYTWKSPIIELSTSHDPDWDNYYGRIYNCNIIMNEVPTSTGGTDSAKAELMAEALTHRADAYLNLVNEYAKPYNSGTASSDLGVPLVLTQDLNQKVSRSSVATIYNKIETDLKEALLSLPKASDFNTLPDKAAAYSLLARFYLLKSDYVNAGLYADSTLALQSTLNDLGTITTMPYRKNDPEIIFGKVAGSSFTYSPFILRLSDDILNLLGTNDMRYQLFTRDAASYFGSNYTGRYFCREQINYESRNIGTSVPEMILIKAESLARAGDAGGAMDQVNVLRQKRFKAADYVAMTATDKNDAIVKVVEERRREFMCRLLPWMDQRRLKDDPLFTKTFTRTWQGQTYTLDPSSNRYVFPIATYVIGLNPAIEQNP
- a CDS encoding TlpA disulfide reductase family protein, whose amino-acid sequence is MKGMKISGLVLLALCAITSTQAQKRLKMTPERPGIGDTVHLLYRPDSSLLKTGKPILGSVYIYDTTYHWNALDLPLTKTDSGYTATVPLTRDKGLWAFKFRAGDAVDNAHDTGYILMGSLPGRQAKGAYAGYGSLRARNYEMGIPGYYKDFSIGDSAMFFWMGQEIGYWSAGRTFIWPYVKARAAMERQAGMNPENSSSINKASSYMLHAPNLSQKDLFTLALINEHYLLRKERSDSIRAAISAQYPNGIIKKLGDYKAIVNERDADKKLALSEQFLKNYTPDKELDDLAGIDYDRGVWRNIFAISIAKGDTAVLAKYIDATNLNQLAFAYYKMVEIPYADWKTMPAKQAYPFSQRIMDKLVYLKAHKPAEYYYYTPLEFEAYIDGLFKHDYITHISILKETGREKEALPLALKLQEDLQYSNAALNQLEAALLEKAGRKKELTEVLHSSVRMNQASAQMLDMMKKEYLQTHKDTEGFDDYLNSMKDAHTMELLRAHVLEGKMDRAAVPFEMTDLEGKTVSLAAQKGKIVVMDFWATWCAPCKAAMPGMQLAQEHFKNDSNVVFFYIDTQERDPEYKKKVAQFIKEKKYPFKVLFDNGDEFYSKYAKLIQTSGIPFKVVIDGKGQVRFAQIGYMGSPSGLADEIETMVSLAR
- a CDS encoding SusC/RagA family TonB-linked outer membrane protein, with protein sequence MINLKKVAAFCCLMLAISLQMFAAVASQNQPTLTLKEALNKASRLFHVSFIYEDELVSNKRVDNPADDSFKKVEDYLSAVLKPYNLKFRKLGGSQYAIYGTSDKTKEKDKTNHVAPEEAVSEQTASQKPAVQMIQVQINRSVDTSGTETRMLVGVVTDESMAPVSSATIMVPGTKYMTVTGRGGDFTINVPVNATKIQVSCIAYESQVLPVNNAVYYRVALKDKTGYLKPVEVVSTGYVNLPKERATGSFGVVTTKELEKIPSANVINRLEGMVPGLQMQLTAGDNSFVYDNVTPAPASNTRTIGANNYNYNIRGTTTLKSETSPLVVVDGFPTEFDLKTLNPNDIEQITFLRDAAAASIWGARAANGVIVIQTKKGRLRTPAVNFGVAYSTQARPDIGYLKLMNSAQALAFDKELVDKGIVTASSYNPYTSGLKYYVDKGVDLAFQLKSGRITQSEYDTKVAELSKRNNYSQLSDYLMQSANAQNYNLSVSGGTDVHTYYLSGAYSKENTSTIGNYGERINVVANQEFKILKKITLGVSLKGAFFNYANNGIGLNPLLNGSNTFMPYDDIHDNFYYTIGEHYADSLENLGYRSWSTNYLDELKMNRKYTRDNNYSGTLTLDIPIYKGLNFNGAYMQERDFFTIRNMQNKNSAYVRDLYNKGTVMSGTTLTHNFPDGGVLQATNNNMNNYSVRGQLTFNRTIKEDHQVSALAGMEARQTLNSANSYTIYGYNPETGIGTTTAYGTYYATMDYSGGYLGGYPSQTDYLKRYLSYYGNAAYTYKGKYTLSGSVRYDDYNNFGLEKKYRAKPFWSTGLAWNVIKEGFMQNVNWVNSLRVRGTFGINGNINQELRPFTNISLGSSDSQTGLPTATIISPANPGLKWENTYVTNFGIDYGVLNGRLSGTIDLYNKKGTDIIYYLEVDPTLLGSSNSIYRNGVTMSNRGVDLGINGAIVDSKSFGWNMGLNFSYNTNKVTSSQLKPTSSFYSSFSGIVEGYASDAVFAYRNAGLDSLGWTMIYDQDGNKVRSNKTVTDMGAVKYAGRRTAPVYGSWQNTFRYKNWSMFVMATYSFGSVFRAPVATQYPTSRKLYYNTSGDIANRWQNAGDEAKTIVPGVAGSYASVSVFRYAYSDVNIQPGDYIRLREISLSYQLPSEMAGKVFAKNIKISGAVRNLGLIWKKNKLGLDPDYVPVLASTVLHLPATPQYNLMLNVGF
- a CDS encoding alpha/beta hydrolase encodes the protein MRLLLIFLLISIQGMGQYNSQTVDYYNADSSIHFGGTLTIPSGKQSFPAVVIVSGTGRQDRDGTMAGHKMFKVIAEYLSTNGIAVLRVDDRGTGTTTGDYEKATTADFAADAVTAAAFLKAIEGVKGVGLVGHSEGGAAAYMAAVNSKDVRFVISLAGLATTGLKALQAQNRAIVAGAGIPVLMQQRFNAINNIMFDTAYAYAASPDMEQHLRGAFAAWNAADLAKGAQDSVYARSRDHFFFPLESYVRQATGPWYRYQIRFDPVPWLKQLKVPVLAFNGDKDIMVDADENLGNYKKYVHRVKVIKVPGLNHLFQHCVTCTMKEPASLKEDFAPEVLKEMVLWINGMKIDVNGVQFIK